One window of Metopolophium dirhodum isolate CAU chromosome 3, ASM1992520v1, whole genome shotgun sequence genomic DNA carries:
- the LOC132941149 gene encoding histone-lysine N-methyltransferase eggless-like — MCDHQCINDNCQSKPKQKLFVAQKSVCSYYNVKYRTDRQVCGACMQKCIIYLDRIGRRFKNGECILDEKYPKKQTGVIELSDSDDDNSASDSAVNNDTKPSTEDLNPQIAKLSTSLNTILKDTVGPLFKKQEELCESYLISKKAKLVVVNEQLNKIAEETDQAIARLYKNLYKFDNQRKFKFDEEVSIDDIADDVAIVSTKLLPGLPDGLPEEGKLIRHLLKVGDRVYGMKHSQMQPWIEATIKSSVSDTYFNIIFDDGEEKVLNYKNLAYMDTASHAQYPVGSRVIAKFQDMNIELTDKFYVGVIAEPPKYLNNFRYMIFFDDGYTQYVYHKNIRLVCGESPNVSDDVHENIREFVKMYLHKYPERPMVKFNKKQVVRTELNNSWCSAKVKNLDASLVQLKFLDIKVEHTEWMYRGSNRLGPIYNKLNSNNQDKRVRGTVLTDVNKLLNRPYIELENLTENEKSYNNDNSDNTQNLQENNGVTKSIEIPVNCPKPLPYKHHECSHFCMLWVHYDYSQTKYMNVLSIPLHYGFTRSVSTDEKLKLKKVIYTTPCGRNIDNENKMYNYLKLTSYGNSQMTIDLFNFDCLVNPLSSFSVPEAFIRIEDISYEMEFKSISVFNSLNDLVPDHIKYITERKTSPGVNLNIDPKFVCGCDCIDNCEDKNKCSCWQLTYEGPKNYPAIFKDHDDIGYSSKRLHKQVITGIFECNTSCKCEKTCLNRVVQEPLKTSLQLFLTEKKGWGVRTLADIPKGSFVCTYLGVVRTEKDADNDFSLNWGEYLADLDFLETVEEIKDGYESYVVQPEVESEDYTSSSDDEEFNPSWAIKSKMSMCESRMLLRKNLQDTNTKIDGKHELSKLNTQQKIESKNTSLLRYLDKDCGIYTLDAKVSGNIGRYFNHSCDPNIFIQNVFIDTHDLRFPWVSYFALSNIPAGTELVWDYNYIVGSVKNKKLMCHCGSKNCKGRLL, encoded by the exons ATGTGCGACCATCAGTGCATCAATGATAATTGCCAATCAAAACCTAAACAGAAGCTGTTTGTCGCCCAAAAATCTGTGTGCAGTTATTATAATGTCAAGTACAGGACAGACCGCCAAGTGTGTGGGGCCTGTATGCAGAAATGTATCATATATTTAGATAGGATCGGTAGGCGGTTTAAAAACGGAGAATGTATACTCGACgaaaaatatccaaaaaaacAAACCGGTGTAATTGAGTTATCAGACTCTGATGACGATAATTCCGCCAGCGATAGTGCCGTCAACAATGATACCAAGCCATCAACAGAAGACCTCAACCCGCAAATAGCTAAATTGAGTACATCATTAAATACAATCTTGAAGGATACTGTTGGGCCATTATTCAAAAAACAAGAAGAATTATGCGAAAGCTATTTGATTTCTAAAAAAGCCAAACTAGTTGTTGTTAATgaacaattaaacaaaatagCGGAGGAGACAGATCAGGCAATCGCACGACTATACAAAAACTTATACAAGTTTGATAATCAAAGGAAGTTTAAGTTTGACGAAGAGGTAAGTATTGATGATATCGCAGATGATGTAGCCATTGtatcaactaaattattacCTGGATTGCCGGATGGTTTACCCGAAGAAGGCAAACTAATAAGACACTTACTAAAAGTAGGTGACAGAGTGTATGGGATGAAACATTCACAAATGCAGCCGTGGATTGAGGCGACTATTAAATCGTCAGTTAGtgacacatattttaatattatatttgacgaTGGAGAAGAAAaagttttgaattataaaaatttagcaTACATGGATACTGCAAGCCACGCACAGTATCCAGTAGGCAGTAGAGTGATCGCTAAATTCCAAGATATGAACATTGAATTGACGGATAAATTCTATGTAGGAGTAATTGCAGAACCACCAAAATATCTCAACAATTTCAG GTACATGATATTCTTTGATGATGGATATACACAGTATGTATACCATAAGAATATTCGACTCGTGTGTGGTGAGTCACCAAATGTAAGCGATGATGTACATGAAAATATTAGAGAATTTGTGAAGATGTATTTACACAAATATCCAGAACGGCCTATGgtgaagtttaataaaaaacaagtaGTACGCACAGAGCTTAACAACTCATGGTGTTCAGCCAAAGTGAAAAACCTAGATGCATCGTTAGTACAGTTAAAATTTCTTGATATCAAGGTAGAACACACAGAATGGATGTATCGGGGCTCAAACAGGTTAGGcccaatatacaataaattaaatagtaacaATCAAGATAAGCGTGTACGTGGTACGGTGTTGACTGatgttaataagttattaaatcgACCATACATAGAACTTGAAAACCTGactgaaaatgaaaaaagttataACAATGACAACAGTGACAATACTCAAAATCTTCAAGAAAATAATGGTGTAACTAAATCAATTGAAATACCAGTAAACTGTCCAAAACCACTTCCTTACAAGCACCATGAGTGTTCTCATTTTTGTATGTTATGGGTTCACTATGACTAcagtcaaacaaaatatatgaatgtttTAAGCATTCCATTACATTATGGATTTACGAGGTCTGTATCAACAGacgaaaagttaaaattaaaaaaagtaatatatacCACTCCTTGCGGGCGTAATATagataatgaaaacaaaatgtacaattaCTTGAAACTGACAAGTTATGGTAATAGCCAAATGACTATcgacttatttaattttgattgtttggtGAATCCACTATCTTCGTTCAGCGTACCAGAAGCGTTTATTCGTATAGAAGACATATCTTATGAGATGGAGTTTAAATCAATTAGCGTTTTCAACAGTTTGAATGACTTAGTACCAGACCACATAAAGTATATAACAGAACGCAAGACAAGCCCTGGCGTTAATTTGAATATAGACCCCAAATTTGTATGTGGATGCGATTGTATTGATAATTGCgaagacaaaaataaatgttcctGTTGGCAACTTACTTACGAGGGTCCAAAAAATTATCCCGCTATTTTCAAAGACCATGACGACATTGGCTACAGTTCCAAACGGCTACACAAACAAGTAATCACGGGTATTTTTGAATGTAATACCAGTTGTAAATGTGAGAAAACTTGTTTAAATCGTGTTGTTCAGGAACCACTGAAGACGTCACTGCAActgtttttaactgaaaaaaaaggCTGGGGGGTGAGAACGCTCGCTGATATTCCCAAAGGCAGTTTTGTTTGTACATATCTTGGGGTGGTTCGCACAGAGAAAGATGCTGATAATGATTTTTCGTTAAACTGGGGCGAATATTTGGCAGATTTGGATTTTCTCGAGACAGTTGAAGAGATCAAAGATGGATATGAAAGTTATGTGGTACAGCCTGAAGTTGAAAGTGAAGATTATACTAGTTCATCTGATGATGAAGAGTTTAATCCTAGTTGGGCAATCAAGAGTAAAATGAGTATGTGTGAATCTAGAATGTTATTAAGGAAGAATTTACAagatacaaatacaaaaattgatGGAAAACATGAACTGTCTAAGTTAAATACTcaacaaaaaattgaaagtaaAAACACATCTTTGCTAAGGTACCTAGATAAAGACTGTGGCATCTACACGTTGGATGCTAAGGTCAGTGGAAACATAGGTCGCTATTTTAATCATTCTTGTGACCCAaacatatttattcaaaatgtttttatcgatACACATGACCTTAGATTTCCATGGGTGTCATACTTTGCACTATCAAATATTCCAGCAGGAACCGAACTAGTATgggattataattatatcgtaggcagcgtgaaaaacaaaaaacttatGTGCCACTGTGGGTCAAAAAATTGCAAGGGCagactattataa